TCGACCCCGCCGGAATCCTCAACCCTGGCAAGCTGATCCCATGACGAGGTCAGTCACAGTTCTGACGAACCCCACGGCCGGCAGCGGCCACGCCCCCTGGGTTGCCGCTGCCGCCGTGACGCGGTTGCGGGAACGCGGCGTCACCGTCACCGAGATCGAGGGCCGTACCGCCGACGAGGCCCTGGAGCTCGCGCGCAAGGCCGTCGCGGACGGCACCGACGCGCTCGTCGCGGTGGGCGGTGACGGGCTCGTCAGCATCGCGTGGCAGGCGTTGGCGCAGACCGGGACTCCGCTCGGCATCATTCCCGGCGGCACCGGCAACGACCACGCTCGACTGTTCCACATCCCGGTCGACAACGCGGTCACTGCCGCCGACATCATCGCCGACGGCGAGGTCGCCACGATCGACCTGGCGAAGGTCGGGGACCGGTGGTTCGGGACCGTGCTGTCGAGCGGGTTCGACGCGCTCGTCACCGATCGCGCGAACCGGATGCGCTGGCCCAAGGGCCCGATGCGC
This genomic stretch from Prescottella soli harbors:
- a CDS encoding diacylglycerol kinase, which produces MTRSVTVLTNPTAGSGHAPWVAAAAVTRLRERGVTVTEIEGRTADEALELARKAVADGTDALVAVGGDGLVSIAWQALAQTGTPLGIIPGGTGNDHARLFHIPVDNAVTAADIIADGEVATIDLAKVGDRWFGTVLSSGFDALVTDRANRMRWPKGPMRYNFAMLVELAQLKPIPYRIVLDDRTVELDATMVSVGNGTSYGGGMLITPNAVLDDGLLDVTVVKSGGRLKLVRLFPTVYKGTHVELDEVETYRTRKLRLETGTPVTSYADGEFVGQLPIDIEAVPGAGRVIVGAPLR